In Polyangiaceae bacterium, the DNA window TGCTCGAAATCCCGACCGACGAGCAAGTCGCCCTCTTGCTCGACCACGCGCGCAAGTCGCACCGCTTGAGCTTCACGCTCATTTCGGACGCCGGCCTTCGCCCCAACGAAGTCCGCGCGCTCCGGCGTCGAGACGTCCAGCTCCGGTATGAAAACGGCGAACCCGTCGGCGGCTTCATCACCATCCGCCGCGGCTGGTCCCACGGCGAAATCCACACGCCCAAGACCGGACAGCGCGAAGTGCCCATCTCGCCCGAGCTCGCTCGCGTGCTCGCGCCCGAGATGCACGGCGATCGCGATGGCCACATCGCGACGAACTACCTTGGCCTCCCGTGGGGCCAGTTCGGGCTCGATCAAGCCTTCGAGCGCGTCATTCACCGCGCGGGCCTCGAAGGTTGGTCGATCTACAGCCTGCGGCACTATGCCATCACGTCATGGCTGCGCGCCGGCATCCCCGTGCACGTCGTGCAGCGCATGGCGGGGCACGTGCACCTGTCCACCACGCAGCGCTACGTGCACTTCCTCAAGGCCGACCTCGAGGATGCTGCACGGAAGATCGCTGCTCGCGGTCGCCTGCCGTCCAGCTCGCCCGCGAACGCCCCCGCGTAGCGGGCGACCGAACGCACATCGTCATTGGATCAATTTGCCTTGATCCATAGGCGATTTTCCACGCCGTGGGCAACAGTTGGGCAACGGATCCGCCCTCGCTGGACGCCACGCAACGTCACCCAAACCCTACGATTCAGGCACTTCCTGACACGCTCAGAGGGTCCTGACGACCTTGGTCGCTCGTGAGAGCTTGGGCAACAGTTGGGCAACAGGGTTCCGGACGGTTTTTCCTAACCGAACCACCGGCACGCTAAGTGCTTGAAATGATAGGCGCCCCAGGCAAGAATCGAACTTGCGACCAACGGTTTAGGAAACCGCCGTTTCATCCACTGAGCCACTGGGGCGGGCCGAGACTCCGACGAATCCTACGCGGACAAGACAGCTCCGTCAAGCGTCTTCGACATGAGCACTGCAATGTGAGCCTCCAAACAATTTCGCGCGCGGCCAACCACCTCCCTCGCGTCAGCGCCTCTGGCCCTGACCACTCCTCCAAACACGCGCCGCCTCCGCATAATGATGCACTCCATCCCGCTTGCCCCACATTCTCCGCCCTCGCTCACCGACGCCGCTCATCCGATAAACCACTCTCGTCCCGAGCCCCAATCTCCACAAACGCCCGCGCTTATCCCCACAATCACCGCCGGCTTCGACCGACCTCCGAATAACCCGTCGTCAGCCACCTTCCACAGGCGTCGCTTACACATACGTATTCGCAATCCCGTTCGATCCGCAACCAAGCTACCCCAGAAGCCGCACCTGTCAGGAACACGCGCCCGCTCGTGCGCCGATCGAAAATGCAATGCCGAAAGCAAATTGTCGAAAGGCCGGCGATGCAATCCA includes these proteins:
- a CDS encoding site-specific integrase; the protein is MAVRKSQRRGKPCLVIDIRYTTKNGRQERFRKDAQAQSMTAAKAEEKRYLLNIARYGSPYEPDAESESLPRNPPELVKTFAEVVDEFRQTFMVTDLKITTRKGYDAVFASELLPKFGALPITQVDGRAADQLDLELTKRTLALSTRNNIQIVLRSLLRFAASRQYIPAMPANMPTLKKIGQSVLEIPTDEQVALLLDHARKSHRLSFTLISDAGLRPNEVRALRRRDVQLRYENGEPVGGFITIRRGWSHGEIHTPKTGQREVPISPELARVLAPEMHGDRDGHIATNYLGLPWGQFGLDQAFERVIHRAGLEGWSIYSLRHYAITSWLRAGIPVHVVQRMAGHVHLSTTQRYVHFLKADLEDAARKIAARGRLPSSSPANAPA